One part of the Myxococcales bacterium genome encodes these proteins:
- the tolQ gene encoding protein TolQ — MLHCLLDASGGLDILALIQGASLTVKAVMFLLLAMSMLSWYIIGSKLLYLGRARSRSGSFLDAFWKTSRLDDVWKLTEEQGPSPVSEVFRAGYAELAKLRKRRAEQGQESFVQNETSLGDIESVERALARARTTAITEMESKIPFLATTASAAPFIGLFGTVWGIMNSFRSIGAKGAANLATVAPGIAEALVATAIGLVAAIPAVMAYNFFSRRIRVLSADMETFASDFLNIVRRRFF; from the coding sequence ATGCTGCATTGCCTGCTCGACGCCTCCGGCGGATTGGACATTTTGGCGCTCATCCAGGGCGCGTCTCTCACCGTCAAGGCCGTCATGTTCCTGCTGCTCGCGATGTCGATGCTGTCCTGGTACATCATCGGCTCGAAGCTGCTCTATCTGGGGCGGGCGCGGTCTCGCTCGGGGTCGTTCCTGGACGCGTTCTGGAAGACCTCCCGCCTCGACGACGTCTGGAAGCTCACGGAGGAGCAGGGTCCCTCGCCCGTCAGTGAGGTATTTCGCGCGGGGTATGCCGAGCTGGCCAAACTGCGCAAGCGACGGGCCGAACAGGGTCAGGAGAGCTTCGTTCAGAACGAGACCTCTCTCGGCGACATCGAAAGCGTCGAGCGCGCCTTGGCCCGCGCCCGCACCACGGCCATCACCGAGATGGAAAGCAAGATCCCCTTCCTGGCCACCACCGCCAGCGCGGCCCCCTTCATCGGCCTCTTCGGCACCGTGTGGGGCATCATGAATTCCTTTCGATCGATCGGCGCCAAGGGCGCTGCCAATCTGGCCACGGTGGCCCCTGGCATCGCCGAAGCGCTCGTCGCCACGGCCATCGGCCTCGTGGCGGCGATCCCCGCCGTGATGGCCTACAACTTCTTCTCGCGCCGCATTCGCGTGCTTTCGGCCGACATGGAGACCTTCGCCAGCGACTTCCTCAACATCGTGCGGCGGAGGTTCTTCTAG